Proteins from one Haliaeetus albicilla chromosome 4, bHalAlb1.1, whole genome shotgun sequence genomic window:
- the LOC104317195 gene encoding C-X-C chemokine receptor type 2-like, producing the protein MDSFSFSGDLSNLFSLYNYTYDYSTAMPGTAISSAPCRPDGSVLNKYLVVVIYCLVFILSVVGNGLVVLVVTSSHTNRSVTDVYLLNLAVADLLFALSLPLWAAYRAHEWVFGTVMCKAISVLQEANFYSGILLLACISVDRYLAIVYATRAATEKRHWVKFVCLGIWVFSVLLSLPVLLFREAFPSPSNGTVCYERIGGEDTAKWRVVLRVLPQTFGFALPLLVMLFCYGVTIHTLLQTKNSQKQRAMKVIFAVVLVFLICWLPYNITLVSDTLMRTRAIAETCERRNSIDTALSVTQVLGFAHSCINPIIYAFIGQKFRNSFLKILAQRGLISKDAVARYGHASYASTSGNTSTTL; encoded by the coding sequence ATGGattccttctccttcagtggggATTTGTCCAACCTCTTCTCCCTCTACAACTACACCTATGACTATAGCACGGCCATGCCCGGCACCGCTATCTCCTCTGCCCCATGCCGGCCCGATGGCTCTGTCCTCAACAAGTACCTGGTGGTGGTGATCTACTGCCTCGTCTTCATCCTCAGCGTGGTGGGGAATGGcctggtggtgctggtggtgaCCTCCAGCCACACCAACCGCTCCGTCACCGATGTCTACCTGCTCAACCTGGCCGTGGCGGACCTGCTCTTTGCCCTCAGCCTGCCGCTCTGGGCTGCCTACCGAGCCCACGAGTGGGTCTTTGGCACTGTGATGTGCAAAGCCAtctctgtgctgcaggaggCCAACTTCTACAGTGGCATCCTGCTGCTGGCCTGCATCAGCGTGGACCGCTACCTGGCTATCGTCTACGCCACCCGGGCTGCCACCGAGAAGAGGCACTGGGTGAAGTTTGTCTGCTTGGGCATCTGGGTCTTCTCCGTGTTGCTTTCCCTGCCTGTGTTGCTGTTCCGTGAGGCTTTCCCCTCACCCAGCAACGGCACCGTGTGCTATGAGCGCATCGGTGGTGAGGACACAGCCAAGTGGCGCGTGGTGCTGCGGGTCCTGCCGCAGACCTTTGGCTTCGCCCTGCCCCTCCTGGTGATGCTCTTCTGCTATGGTGTCACCATCCACACCCTCCTGCAGACCAAGAATTCCCAGAAGCAGCGGGCAATGAAGGTCATCTTCGCCGTGGTGCTGGTCTTCCTCATCTGCTGGTTGCCCTACAACATCACGTTGGTGAGCGACACCCTCATGAGGACACGGGCCATCGCTGAGACCTGCGAGAGGAGGAACAGCATCGACACAGCCCTCTCTGTCACGCAGGTCCTGGGCTTCGCCCACAGCTGCATCAACCCCATCATCTATGCCTTCATCGGGCAGAAGTTTCGCAACAGCTTCCTCAAGATCCTGGCACAGCGTGGGCTCATCAGCAAGGATGCTGTGGCCCGCTACGGCCATGCCTCCTACGCCTCCACCTCTGGCAACACCTCCACCACCCTCTGA